One window of the Crassaminicella thermophila genome contains the following:
- a CDS encoding toxic anion resistance protein, which translates to MGFQDLLKEVEENNKVLEKNTDIVEEKESENYISVDLSKFNKEDLKALESMKNEIKIGDVNSIASFGAEIQGSIAKFADGILEGVRTKDTGHVGNNLSLLLTTIQSVDVEKLQEKKSITSKIPFLNKIKKSFENSKIQLENVTQTVDKIVVALDTARKELIRDVNVLDALYNKNLEYVHKLEMYIAAGELKYKELKETILIELKNRADKTKDMLDIQKYNDFAQMLNEMEKRIHDLKLSREIAIQTLPQIRLMQNNDKILANKIQSSILTTIPVWKNQIALAISLNKQKTALELQKKVSDTTENMLKQNAELLKMNTLEIAKESERGIISMDTLRETHMKLIETIEGSMKIYEEGRQKRETIEKELVQLENTQKQKLLALRSQYK; encoded by the coding sequence GTGGGTTTTCAGGACTTATTAAAAGAAGTTGAAGAAAATAATAAAGTATTGGAAAAAAATACGGATATTGTAGAGGAAAAAGAGAGTGAAAATTACATTTCTGTTGATTTGTCAAAGTTTAATAAAGAAGATTTAAAAGCTTTAGAGAGTATGAAAAACGAAATAAAAATAGGAGATGTAAACAGCATTGCTTCTTTTGGTGCAGAAATTCAAGGAAGTATTGCAAAATTTGCAGATGGTATATTGGAGGGAGTACGAACAAAGGATACAGGTCATGTAGGAAACAATTTGTCCTTGTTACTAACAACAATTCAATCGGTTGATGTAGAAAAGCTACAAGAAAAAAAATCTATTACTAGTAAGATCCCATTTTTAAATAAAATAAAGAAAAGCTTTGAAAACAGTAAAATTCAGCTTGAGAATGTTACCCAAACGGTAGATAAAATTGTTGTTGCCTTAGATACGGCTAGAAAAGAATTAATTAGAGATGTTAATGTGTTAGATGCTTTGTATAATAAGAATTTAGAGTATGTGCATAAGTTAGAGATGTATATTGCAGCAGGAGAGCTAAAATACAAAGAATTAAAAGAAACAATTCTTATAGAGTTAAAAAATAGGGCTGATAAGACTAAGGATATGCTAGATATTCAAAAGTATAATGATTTTGCCCAAATGCTAAATGAAATGGAAAAAAGAATCCACGACTTAAAATTGAGTAGAGAAATAGCTATTCAAACTCTTCCACAAATAAGATTGATGCAAAATAACGATAAAATTCTTGCGAATAAAATTCAATCTAGTATTTTAACTACTATTCCTGTTTGGAAAAATCAGATTGCTTTGGCTATTTCTTTAAATAAACAAAAGACTGCTTTAGAGCTTCAGAAAAAGGTTTCAGATACAACAGAAAATATGCTAAAACAAAATGCTGAGTTGCTAAAAATGAATACATTAGAAATTGCAAAGGAAAGTGAAAGAGGAATTATAAGTATGGATACACTAAGAGAAACCCATATGAAATTAATCGAAACAATAGAAGGCTCTATGAAAATTTATGAAGAAGGAAGACAAAAGAGAGAGACAATTGAAAAAGAATTGGTTCAACTTGAAAATACGCAAAAACAGAAGCTTTTAGCTTTAAGAAGTCAATACAAATAG
- a CDS encoding alanine/glycine:cation symporter family protein — protein sequence MEKLTTFFNQIDSFVWGPPLLILLVGTGIYLTIRLGVLQVLKLPLALKYLFSKEQDHTAKGDVSSFAALCTALAATIGTGNIVGVATAIKAGGPGALFWMWMAAFFGMATKYAEGLLAVKYRVVDENGQMSGGPMYYIEKGLGNKWLAKMFAFFGIGVAFFGIGTFPQVNAITNAAKITLHVPVIVSSIILTILVALVTLGGIKSISKVAELTVPFMAVFYIIGSIIILIINIDLLPQTIALIIKSAFTPTAATGGFLGASVMLAIRNGVARGVFSNESGLGSAPIAAAAAKTKSCVRQGLISMTGTFFDTIIVCTMTGLVLILTGAWQSDFEGAAMTNAAFHQALPVAGQFIVTIGLIFFAFTTILGWNYYGERCIEYIFGVAGIKPFKYIYIFLVAVGAFLKLNLIWILADIVNGLMAIPNLIGLVGLSGVVVTETKEYFKQLKDEMSKKNVA from the coding sequence ATGGAAAAATTAACTACTTTCTTTAATCAAATCGATTCTTTTGTATGGGGCCCACCTTTACTAATTTTATTAGTAGGTACAGGTATCTACCTTACCATTCGATTAGGAGTACTTCAAGTATTAAAATTGCCTTTAGCCCTTAAATATTTATTTTCGAAAGAACAAGATCATACTGCTAAGGGTGATGTATCTAGCTTCGCAGCTCTTTGTACCGCTTTAGCTGCAACTATTGGTACTGGAAATATTGTAGGGGTAGCAACTGCTATTAAAGCAGGAGGACCTGGTGCTTTATTTTGGATGTGGATGGCAGCATTCTTTGGCATGGCCACAAAATATGCAGAAGGTTTATTAGCAGTAAAGTATAGAGTAGTAGATGAAAATGGCCAAATGTCAGGAGGGCCTATGTACTATATAGAAAAAGGTCTAGGCAACAAATGGCTTGCTAAAATGTTTGCTTTCTTTGGTATCGGAGTTGCATTCTTTGGAATCGGTACTTTTCCACAGGTAAATGCCATTACAAATGCAGCAAAAATCACACTGCATGTACCTGTTATTGTTTCTTCTATTATTCTTACTATACTTGTAGCCCTTGTAACCTTAGGTGGGATTAAAAGTATTTCTAAAGTTGCTGAGCTGACTGTTCCTTTTATGGCCGTATTTTACATCATTGGTTCAATAATTATCCTTATTATAAATATAGATTTATTACCACAAACAATTGCTTTGATAATAAAGAGTGCCTTTACCCCTACTGCAGCTACTGGTGGCTTCTTAGGAGCAAGTGTTATGTTAGCTATTCGAAACGGTGTTGCAAGAGGTGTTTTTTCTAATGAATCTGGTTTAGGTAGTGCTCCTATTGCTGCTGCCGCTGCAAAAACAAAATCTTGTGTACGTCAAGGTCTTATATCTATGACAGGAACATTTTTTGATACCATTATTGTATGTACAATGACTGGTTTAGTACTAATTTTAACAGGTGCATGGCAATCTGATTTTGAAGGGGCAGCTATGACAAATGCAGCCTTCCATCAAGCATTACCAGTTGCTGGACAATTCATTGTGACGATTGGATTAATCTTCTTTGCTTTTACGACTATATTAGGATGGAACTATTATGGTGAGCGATGTATCGAATATATTTTCGGTGTAGCAGGAATTAAACCTTTTAAATATATTTATATATTCTTAGTAGCAGTAGGTGCTTTCTTAAAATTAAACTTAATTTGGATTTTAGCTGATATTGTAAATGGATTAATGGCTATTCCAAACCTTATTGGTCTTGTTGGCCTAAGCGGTGTAGTTGTTACAGAAACCAAGGAATATTTTAAACAGCTAAAAGATGAAATGAGCAAAAAAAACGTTGCTTAA
- a CDS encoding DUF2156 domain-containing protein yields the protein MFKNEITLEDKALFEKYTGSYPYETSGLSFTSLFMWRHLNSFKYEIIHDFLCISGINHLNLDYKEFFVFPPLAIGKYDVHKLSLAIDVIKNKFDEKGVPFNMKLVPLHIIEILKAAKPKKFIFTPDRDNYDYVYLAKDLIELRGRKYHAKKNHLNYFIKNVTHQYVPLTNEHIKDCLALNERLIKTKTYSPLESHLIDLEQNAVYEALKNMNALGCKGGAILIDNEVQAFTLGAKLNEDTMVIHIEKANARIRGLYQAINQQFCSHECIDLKYVNREEDMGLENLRKAKLSYRPVKMIEKYNVTLMK from the coding sequence ATGTTTAAAAACGAGATTACACTAGAAGATAAAGCCTTATTTGAAAAATATACTGGTAGTTATCCTTATGAAACATCAGGCTTAAGCTTTACAAGCCTTTTTATGTGGAGACATCTAAATTCATTTAAATATGAAATCATTCATGATTTCTTATGTATTTCAGGAATCAATCATCTTAATTTAGATTATAAGGAATTCTTTGTTTTCCCTCCATTGGCAATAGGAAAATATGATGTTCATAAACTTTCTTTAGCAATAGATGTAATAAAAAATAAATTTGATGAAAAAGGTGTTCCTTTTAATATGAAACTTGTCCCTCTTCACATAATAGAAATTTTGAAAGCAGCTAAACCTAAGAAATTTATTTTTACACCTGATCGAGACAATTATGACTATGTTTATTTAGCAAAAGATTTAATTGAATTAAGAGGAAGAAAGTATCATGCAAAGAAAAACCACTTAAATTACTTTATAAAGAATGTTACTCATCAATACGTACCCTTAACAAATGAACATATAAAAGATTGCTTAGCCTTAAATGAACGCCTTATAAAAACAAAAACCTATAGCCCATTAGAAAGTCATCTTATAGATCTTGAGCAAAATGCCGTTTACGAAGCTTTAAAAAATATGAATGCCTTAGGCTGTAAGGGAGGAGCTATTTTAATTGATAACGAGGTTCAAGCCTTTACCCTTGGAGCAAAATTAAATGAAGATACCATGGTTATTCATATTGAAAAAGCAAACGCACGAATCCGTGGATTATATCAAGCCATTAATCAGCAGTTTTGCAGCCATGAATGCATAGATCTAAAATATGTCAATAGAGAAGAAGATATGGGTTTAGAAAACTTGAGAAAAGCAAAGCTTTCCTATCGTCCTGTTAAAATGATTGAAAAATATAATGTAACTCTTATGAAGTAA